One Methanocaldococcus villosus KIN24-T80 genomic window carries:
- a CDS encoding M20 family metallo-hydrolase: MEELAIKIASDLIKINSVNPAFGGNGEKEKAEYVKKIINDFIKIYNIHNYSLKEYNVKDKNGFERPNIVFKINFNREKSLHIISHLDTVPEGDIKLWETPPYEPVIKDGKIYGRGAEDNHKAIVSSLLLIPLIYESGLNPKYNLSLIFVSDEEAGSEYGLKYLLNFENEIFKKDDIIIVPDFSSKNGELIEIGEKGILWVLFSFIGSQCHGSTPEEGLNSNLIAFNFSNLLYNKLYNKYNKRDEIFLPPYSTFEPTIVKNNVTNPNTIPGYTEVAFDCRILPCYKIDDILEDIKKAINEFDFKKYINYFSGEPKIEYKILQRQEPNYTDKQSETIEELKRAIKNVLHVEPKLCGMGGGTVAAFLRYKGYNVAVWGIGEGTAHQPNEHIKIEDLIKMAKVFYEILK, translated from the coding sequence TTTATAAAGATATATAATATCCATAATTATTCTTTAAAAGAGTATAATGTAAAAGATAAGAATGGTTTTGAAAGACCAAATATAGTTTTTAAGATAAATTTCAATAGGGAAAAGAGTTTACATATTATTTCCCATCTGGATACAGTACCTGAAGGGGATATAAAATTATGGGAAACCCCTCCTTATGAACCAGTTATAAAAGATGGAAAAATTTATGGAAGAGGTGCTGAAGACAATCATAAAGCTATTGTTTCATCTCTCTTATTAATCCCTTTAATTTATGAAAGTGGATTAAATCCAAAATATAATTTGTCATTGATATTTGTATCTGATGAAGAAGCTGGAAGTGAATATGGATTAAAATATTTATTAAACTTTGAAAATGAGATATTTAAAAAAGATGATATTATCATTGTCCCAGATTTTAGTTCTAAAAATGGAGAACTTATTGAAATTGGAGAAAAAGGAATCTTATGGGTGCTCTTCTCTTTTATAGGTAGTCAATGTCATGGTAGCACTCCAGAAGAAGGATTAAATTCTAATCTTATAGCTTTTAACTTCTCTAATTTATTATATAATAAACTGTATAATAAATACAACAAAAGGGATGAAATCTTCCTCCCCCCTTATTCAACATTTGAACCTACAATAGTTAAAAATAATGTAACAAATCCTAACACTATCCCAGGATATACTGAAGTAGCTTTTGATTGCAGAATTCTGCCATGTTATAAGATAGATGATATATTAGAAGATATTAAAAAAGCTATAAATGAATTTGATTTTAAAAAATATATAAATTATTTCTCTGGAGAACCAAAAATTGAATATAAAATTCTACAGAGACAGGAACCAAATTACACTGATAAACAGTCTGAAACAATAGAAGAGCTAAAAAGGGCTATTAAAAATGTATTACATGTAGAACCAAAGCTTTGTGGTATGGGAGGGGGAACAGTTGCAGCATTTTTAAGATATAAAGGATATAATGTTGCAGTTTGGGGTATTGGCGAAGGAACTGCACATCAACCTAATGAGCATATAAAAATAGAGGATCTAATAAAGATGGCTAAAGTTTTCTATGAGATCTTGAAATGA
- a CDS encoding MnmC family methyltransferase, with amino-acid sequence MLVNSKALSIIRKYIKKYNLENEDYIKGKIINELKEKNLLVETEDGSLTLVSEDINEMMHSRIGALTEAIYKFVKPSNLEKMKEPKILDLCSGLCYNAVAALHFNKRAKIDMVEISEEVLFLSLFLDIPFEEHEIIKDKIREHFLPNYKSEHENIKLYIEDARKFIKKSQSCYDIVFHDAFSPKRDPTLYTYDFLREVYLRLKNGGVLLSYSSSIPFRSALVDNSFIISEEESLDRKRCISLAYKNRWSKRINEVDERVIALSITALPYRDKKLNARKEEIINEREKNKMILKDILTKKGKYISTKKIKKGKIPKELLDIQKENLNSTEIIKKMRKTYYGYYSFQDLIENFSHLY; translated from the coding sequence TTGTTAGTAAATAGTAAAGCTCTATCTATAATAAGAAAATACATTAAGAAGTATAATTTAGAAAATGAGGATTATATTAAGGGTAAGATAATAAATGAATTAAAAGAGAAAAATTTGTTAGTGGAGACAGAAGACGGGAGTTTAACATTAGTTTCAGAGGATATAAATGAGATGATGCACTCCAGAATTGGAGCTTTGACTGAAGCTATTTATAAATTTGTTAAACCTTCTAACTTAGAAAAAATGAAAGAGCCAAAAATATTGGATCTCTGTAGTGGGCTTTGTTATAATGCTGTTGCAGCTTTACACTTTAATAAAAGAGCTAAAATAGACATGGTTGAAATTTCTGAAGAAGTATTATTCCTATCTCTATTCTTAGATATACCATTTGAAGAACATGAGATAATAAAGGATAAAATAAGGGAGCATTTCCTACCAAATTATAAATCTGAACATGAAAATATAAAATTGTATATAGAGGATGCTAGGAAGTTTATTAAAAAGTCACAATCTTGTTATGATATAGTTTTTCATGATGCTTTCTCTCCAAAGAGAGATCCTACACTCTATACATATGATTTTTTAAGAGAGGTTTATCTTAGATTAAAAAATGGTGGGGTTTTATTATCCTATTCCTCATCAATACCATTTAGATCTGCTTTAGTTGATAACTCATTTATCATTTCTGAAGAAGAGAGTTTAGATAGAAAAAGGTGTATATCTTTAGCTTATAAGAACAGATGGAGTAAAAGGATAAATGAAGTTGATGAGAGAGTTATAGCATTATCCATAACAGCTTTACCATATAGAGATAAGAAATTAAATGCTAGAAAGGAGGAAATTATAAATGAAAGAGAAAAAAATAAAATGATTCTAAAAGATATTTTAACAAAAAAGGGAAAATATATATCAACTAAAAAAATAAAAAAAGGAAAAATACCAAAAGAATTGTTAGATATACAAAAAGAAAATTTAAACTCAACAGAAATTATAAAAAAGATGAGAAAAACATACTATGGTTATTACTCATTTCAAGATCTCATAGAAAACTTTAGCCATCTTTATTAG
- the spcS gene encoding O-phosphoseryl-tRNA(Sec) selenium transferase, producing MLNLNFTGLIPENMEKRGKLTLKDNLNIIEEIFNQRKIPKEGLDDDKIKLLLKILSLMDTDKDPKVIQIGEREARIASRIQNELVAGFCHGIGRSGNLIDAQPKAPGASIMYALTNKILENFLKNLGLKVNAIATPVATGMSLALCLSAARKRYYSNVVIYPYASHKSPIKATSFIGMRMRLVETKLYEDAVRVDVSDIENAIKKEIKENNNPCVLSTLTFFPPRESDDVIEISKICEEFNIPHIINGAYAIQNKFYIDKLNKAFKYRVDAVVSSSDKNLFTPIGGGIIYSRDKEFLRETSLCYPGRACATPVVNILISFLSLGMNKYLDLMKKQKECKKLLDNLLNELAEKKGEKVLNVKNPISSAITTKKDPVEVAAKLYNLRITGPRGVRKNDKFGTCYLGEYPYDYIVVNSAIGVKEEDIYKVVEKLERVI from the coding sequence ATGCTCAATTTAAATTTTACTGGACTCATTCCAGAAAATATGGAAAAAAGAGGAAAATTAACTTTAAAAGATAATTTAAATATAATAGAGGAGATTTTTAATCAGAGAAAAATCCCAAAGGAAGGTTTAGATGATGATAAAATAAAACTTCTATTAAAAATCTTATCTTTAATGGATACTGATAAAGATCCTAAAGTTATTCAAATAGGAGAAAGGGAAGCAAGAATTGCTTCAAGAATTCAAAATGAACTTGTTGCAGGGTTTTGTCATGGTATTGGTAGGAGTGGAAATTTAATTGATGCCCAACCTAAAGCCCCAGGGGCAAGTATAATGTATGCCCTAACTAACAAGATTTTAGAAAATTTTTTGAAAAATTTGGGATTAAAAGTTAATGCAATAGCTACTCCAGTAGCAACTGGAATGTCTTTGGCATTATGCTTAAGTGCAGCAAGGAAAAGATATTATTCAAATGTTGTTATTTACCCATATGCATCACATAAAAGCCCAATAAAAGCTACTTCTTTTATAGGTATGAGAATGAGATTAGTTGAGACAAAACTTTATGAAGATGCTGTTAGAGTTGATGTTTCTGATATAGAGAATGCTATAAAAAAGGAGATAAAAGAAAATAATAACCCCTGTGTTTTAAGTACTTTAACATTTTTTCCTCCAAGAGAAAGTGATGATGTTATAGAAATCTCAAAAATCTGTGAGGAATTTAATATCCCTCATATAATTAATGGAGCTTATGCTATTCAAAACAAATTCTACATTGATAAATTAAATAAGGCATTTAAATATAGGGTTGATGCTGTTGTTAGTTCTTCAGATAAAAATCTATTCACACCCATTGGAGGGGGTATTATTTATTCAAGAGATAAAGAATTTTTGAGAGAAACCTCTCTCTGTTATCCAGGAAGGGCTTGTGCTACACCAGTGGTTAATATATTGATATCCTTCTTATCTTTAGGTATGAATAAATATTTAGATTTAATGAAAAAGCAAAAAGAGTGTAAGAAGTTGTTAGATAATTTATTAAATGAACTTGCAGAGAAAAAAGGAGAAAAAGTTTTAAATGTAAAAAATCCAATTTCTTCAGCTATAACTACAAAAAAAGATCCTGTTGAAGTTGCTGCAAAATTGTATAATTTGAGAATAACAGGCCCAAGAGGGGTTAGAAAGAATGATAAATTTGGAACCTGCTATTTAGGAGAATACCCTTATGATTATATTGTTGTAAATTCCGCTATTGGGGTTAAAGAAGAGGACATATATAAGGTAGTTGAAAAACTTGAAAGAGTGATATAA
- the modA gene encoding molybdate ABC transporter substrate-binding protein: MKKFTILILTVGFLLITLCGCTEKTHDSQNSAKIYEGHSIIVLCGAGLIKPMEELKRNFENKTGAKVNVHYGGSAELFGILKTTGGDVFIPGAYKYTKDAMDIGLILNDTVKNITYHIPVIIVPKGNPKNIKDLNDLTKPGVRIAIGDPKSSAIGKVSVKIFEKNKIWEKVKPNIVVYAPTVNQLLIYVATKQVDAAIIWEDMTTWSQAKGKIEVIEIPKDKNIIKTIPTAVTTKAKDLEVAKAFNNYISSDEAKTIWEKWGFKPCR, translated from the coding sequence ATGAAAAAATTTACCATTTTAATTTTAACTGTGGGGTTTCTACTTATAACACTATGTGGATGTACAGAGAAAACACATGACTCTCAAAACAGTGCAAAAATCTACGAAGGGCATAGCATTATAGTCTTATGTGGGGCTGGTTTGATAAAACCTATGGAAGAATTGAAAAGAAATTTTGAAAACAAAACTGGAGCAAAAGTAAATGTTCATTATGGAGGTAGTGCTGAATTATTTGGAATCTTAAAAACAACTGGTGGGGATGTGTTTATCCCAGGGGCATATAAATACACAAAAGATGCTATGGATATAGGGTTGATTTTAAATGACACTGTTAAAAACATAACTTACCATATCCCAGTTATTATAGTTCCAAAAGGAAATCCTAAGAATATTAAAGATTTAAATGACTTAACAAAACCAGGAGTTAGAATAGCAATAGGAGATCCTAAATCCTCTGCAATTGGAAAAGTATCTGTAAAAATATTTGAAAAGAACAAGATTTGGGAAAAGGTAAAACCAAATATTGTAGTATATGCTCCAACAGTTAATCAGCTTTTAATATATGTGGCAACTAAACAAGTTGATGCAGCCATCATTTGGGAGGATATGACTACATGGTCACAGGCAAAAGGAAAAATAGAGGTTATTGAGATTCCAAAAGATAAAAACATAATAAAAACAATCCCAACAGCAGTTACAACAAAAGCTAAGGATTTGGAAGTTGCAAAAGCATTTAACAATTACATTTCAAGTGATGAGGCAAAAACAATATGGGAAAAATGGGGGTTTAAACCATGCAGGTAA
- a CDS encoding ABC transporter permease, with product MQVISFRKFCIFIALLLTSLLFIAIISLFLVPNPKDVLSSIRTKEMIYSLKLSIITSLISTFTVMLLSIPAGYALSRYSFKGKNMVKSILDLPIAFPELVLGLALLLLFGQTYIGKFLESIGIHVVFTKLGIIVAQVFTALPYGIRIIYSTFEEISPRYEFVSRALGYNELETFINVTLPLAKNGLFASTIITFARCMGAFGAVLILAGGSYCYTETLPITLYLNISYGNIGMAITSGIVLVIISFIAIFAFEKLESSMRKGENKI from the coding sequence ATGCAGGTAATTTCTTTTAGAAAATTCTGTATATTTATTGCGCTCTTACTAACATCACTACTTTTCATAGCAATTATCTCACTGTTTTTAGTCCCAAATCCAAAAGATGTATTGTCCTCAATAAGAACTAAAGAAATGATTTACTCTTTAAAACTTTCAATCATAACTTCTCTAATTTCAACTTTCACTGTAATGTTATTATCAATACCCGCAGGTTATGCATTATCAAGATATTCATTTAAAGGAAAAAATATGGTTAAATCCATACTTGACTTACCTATAGCATTTCCAGAGTTGGTTTTAGGTTTAGCATTGTTACTCCTCTTTGGTCAAACCTATATTGGAAAGTTTCTTGAGAGCATAGGAATACATGTGGTTTTTACAAAACTTGGTATAATTGTTGCTCAGGTATTTACAGCATTACCTTATGGTATAAGGATAATTTACTCCACATTTGAAGAGATAAGCCCAAGGTATGAATTTGTTTCAAGGGCTCTTGGATATAACGAACTTGAAACATTTATAAATGTAACACTGCCCTTAGCAAAGAATGGATTATTTGCCTCTACAATCATAACTTTTGCAAGGTGCATGGGAGCATTTGGAGCAGTTCTTATACTTGCAGGAGGTTCTTACTGTTATACAGAAACACTTCCAATAACACTCTACTTAAACATATCCTATGGAAATATAGGGATGGCAATTACAAGTGGAATTGTTTTAGTTATAATATCATTCATTGCAATATTTGCATTTGAAAAATTGGAAAGTAGCATGAGAAAAGGAGAAAATAAAATTTAA
- a CDS encoding ABC transporter ATP-binding protein, with protein MSFIQLENVNIKLGEFHLKDCSLSVEEGDYFTIIGPTGSGKTILLETIAGFYKPDSGRIIMNGIDITELPPEKRNISIVYQDCMLFPNMNVFDNIAYGLRKKIKDKETIKNEVIHIAKILDIEHLLDRYPTTLSGGEIQRTAIARALIVKPKLLLMDEPFSALDVKTKEKLRNLLKKVIDEYNTTVIHVTHDLDDVWSLANKVAVMRYGKILQIGTPEEIFNKPLPNFVADFVGTNVLTAEVIGKEGNLTVLNVNGLTIYSTDKLDLNDKLIKISIRPEKIIILNGHNNPNKKNIFTGKVKQVIKKGYFICLVVDINGININITITPNTHLLDFKEGDEIDILIKPEDVHIIKY; from the coding sequence ATGTCATTTATCCAATTAGAAAATGTGAATATTAAATTAGGGGAATTTCATCTTAAAGATTGTAGTTTAAGTGTTGAAGAAGGAGATTATTTTACAATTATTGGTCCTACTGGGAGTGGTAAAACTATATTGTTGGAAACAATAGCAGGTTTTTATAAACCTGATAGTGGTAGAATAATTATGAATGGTATAGATATAACTGAACTTCCACCAGAAAAAAGAAATATAAGTATAGTTTATCAAGATTGTATGCTTTTTCCAAATATGAATGTTTTTGATAATATAGCATATGGTTTGAGGAAAAAAATTAAAGATAAAGAAACAATAAAAAATGAAGTCATCCATATCGCAAAAATTTTAGATATTGAACATCTCTTAGATAGATATCCAACAACACTTAGTGGTGGGGAGATTCAAAGAACTGCAATAGCAAGAGCTCTTATTGTTAAACCAAAACTCCTTCTTATGGATGAGCCTTTTAGTGCATTAGATGTGAAAACAAAAGAGAAATTAAGAAATCTCTTAAAGAAGGTTATTGATGAATATAACACCACAGTTATCCATGTAACCCATGATCTTGATGATGTTTGGAGTTTAGCTAATAAAGTTGCTGTTATGAGGTATGGAAAAATTCTTCAAATTGGTACGCCTGAGGAGATATTTAATAAACCTCTTCCAAATTTTGTAGCAGATTTTGTAGGAACAAATGTATTGACTGCTGAGGTTATTGGAAAAGAAGGAAATTTAACAGTTTTAAATGTTAATGGTTTAACTATTTATTCCACTGATAAATTGGATTTAAATGATAAACTTATAAAGATTTCAATTAGACCTGAAAAAATTATAATTTTAAATGGACATAATAATCCTAACAAGAAAAATATTTTCACTGGAAAAGTTAAACAAGTTATTAAAAAAGGGTATTTTATATGTTTAGTTGTAGATATAAATGGCATAAATATAAATATAACAATTACACCAAATACACATTTATTAGATTTTAAAGAAGGTGATGAGATAGATATACTAATCAAACCAGAAGATGTCCACATCATAAAATATTAA
- the fwdC gene encoding tungsten-dependent formylmethanofuran dehydrogenase subunit FwdC, which yields MKELILELKKELVSPVEMDPVLPEKIESMKIDEIKDIKLYCGKKIVKLEDIFDIELNEIDSEPRIIIKNSTMKLKYIGAKMTKGEIVVEGDAGIGVGAEMKGGKIIVEGNADSWAGMNLKGGELIIKGNAKNYLGSSYRGDWRGMSGGKIIVEGNIGSEAGEFMNGGEIHIKGNAGMYLGIHQNGGIIFVNGNVGPRLGGEMKAGAIVVYGEVEDLLPSFKYEGIVENPVIKLKKKDPGVKVEGKFYKLTGDFVNEKPKGQLYISVDKNPNLF from the coding sequence ATGAAAGAGTTGATATTGGAGCTAAAGAAAGAGTTAGTTTCTCCTGTAGAGATGGATCCTGTATTACCAGAAAAAATAGAAAGTATGAAAATTGATGAAATAAAAGATATAAAACTCTACTGTGGAAAAAAAATTGTTAAATTAGAAGATATTTTCGATATTGAATTAAATGAGATAGATAGTGAGCCAAGAATAATTATAAAAAACTCAACAATGAAGTTAAAGTATATTGGAGCTAAAATGACAAAAGGAGAGATTGTAGTTGAAGGTGATGCAGGAATAGGTGTAGGGGCAGAGATGAAAGGAGGAAAAATAATTGTTGAAGGAAATGCAGATTCATGGGCTGGAATGAATTTAAAAGGAGGAGAGCTTATTATTAAAGGTAATGCTAAAAACTATTTAGGTTCATCATATAGAGGAGATTGGAGAGGGATGAGTGGAGGAAAAATAATTGTTGAAGGAAATATTGGATCAGAAGCTGGAGAGTTTATGAATGGAGGGGAAATACACATTAAAGGAAATGCAGGAATGTATTTAGGAATACATCAAAATGGAGGAATTATATTTGTTAATGGAAATGTTGGGCCAAGGTTAGGGGGAGAAATGAAAGCTGGGGCTATAGTAGTTTATGGTGAGGTAGAAGATTTATTACCATCATTTAAATATGAAGGTATTGTAGAAAATCCTGTAATAAAATTAAAGAAAAAAGATCCTGGAGTTAAAGTAGAAGGTAAATTTTATAAATTAACAGGAGATTTTGTTAATGAGAAACCAAAAGGGCAATTATACATTTCAGTAGATAAAAATCCTAACCTATTTTAA
- the fwdA gene encoding tungsten-dependent formylmethanofuran dehydrogenase subunit FwdA, which translates to MEYIIKNGIVYDPLNGVNGEKMDICVKDGKIVEKVSENAKVIDASGCVVMPGGVDPHSHIAGPKVNVGRIFRPEDSVKDVYKKEGLKSGTGFSVPSTYKTGYQYCEMGYTTVFEPAMPPLLARHVHEEFYDTPQIDKAAYPLFGNNWFVFQYLIEKDYKALAAYVAWVLRATRGYAIKIVNPGGTEAWGWGLNVTSLDDPVPGFDITPREIVKGLGIVNEMLGLPHSIHVHPNNLGHPGNWETTIETMKLLEDVKAKPRIGERETSYYNTHAQFHSYGGTSWKDFEARGVEIAEYVNKSKHIMIDVGQITLDETTTMTADGPMEYDLHRTNKLKWANCDVELETGSGVVPFIYSPKGPVYALQWAIGLELFLYTDVDKLILSTDHPNAGPFTRYPRIIAWLMSKKYRDEWLNKVHKWAVERARIADVDKEYDLYDIAKVTRANPAKVLGISEFKGHLGVGAEADIAIYKIDPEEKDGKKIERAFRFAKYVLKRGEIVVKDGEIVKEVFGDTIYLDVQVGEDIMKEVEKDLEEKFKRYYSVNLDNYPVSDEYARSWRVIKIDATDIN; encoded by the coding sequence ATGGAATACATAATAAAAAATGGAATTGTTTATGATCCTTTAAATGGTGTTAATGGAGAAAAAATGGATATATGTGTTAAAGATGGAAAAATAGTTGAAAAAGTTTCTGAAAATGCTAAAGTTATTGATGCTTCTGGCTGTGTAGTAATGCCTGGGGGGGTAGATCCCCATAGCCACATTGCAGGACCAAAAGTTAATGTTGGTAGAATATTTAGACCTGAGGATAGTGTTAAAGATGTATATAAAAAAGAGGGATTAAAATCAGGAACAGGGTTTTCTGTCCCATCAACATATAAAACAGGGTATCAATACTGTGAAATGGGTTATACAACAGTTTTTGAGCCAGCAATGCCTCCATTATTAGCAAGGCACGTTCATGAAGAATTTTATGACACTCCACAAATAGATAAAGCTGCTTATCCACTTTTTGGAAACAATTGGTTTGTTTTCCAGTATTTAATAGAAAAAGATTATAAAGCTTTAGCAGCTTATGTGGCTTGGGTATTAAGAGCTACAAGAGGTTATGCTATAAAAATTGTTAATCCAGGAGGAACAGAAGCTTGGGGATGGGGGCTAAATGTTACAAGCTTAGATGATCCAGTTCCAGGGTTTGACATAACTCCAAGAGAAATTGTTAAAGGTTTGGGAATTGTAAATGAGATGCTTGGCTTACCCCACTCTATTCATGTACATCCAAACAATTTAGGACATCCAGGAAATTGGGAAACAACAATAGAAACTATGAAATTATTAGAAGATGTAAAAGCCAAACCAAGGATTGGAGAGAGAGAAACATCTTATTATAATACTCATGCTCAATTCCACTCTTATGGTGGAACTTCTTGGAAAGATTTTGAGGCAAGAGGGGTGGAAATTGCTGAGTATGTTAATAAATCTAAACACATTATGATAGATGTTGGGCAAATAACATTGGATGAAACTACAACTATGACTGCTGATGGACCTATGGAATATGATTTACATAGAACAAATAAATTAAAGTGGGCTAACTGTGATGTTGAATTAGAAACAGGTTCAGGAGTAGTGCCATTTATTTACTCTCCAAAAGGTCCAGTTTATGCATTACAGTGGGCTATTGGTTTAGAATTGTTCCTTTACACTGATGTAGATAAGTTAATTCTATCAACAGATCATCCAAATGCAGGACCATTTACAAGATATCCAAGAATAATAGCATGGTTGATGAGCAAGAAGTATAGAGATGAATGGTTAAATAAGGTTCATAAATGGGCTGTTGAGAGAGCAAGAATAGCAGATGTTGATAAAGAGTATGATTTATATGATATAGCTAAAGTAACAAGGGCTAACCCAGCTAAGGTTTTAGGAATTAGTGAATTTAAAGGACATCTTGGTGTGGGGGCAGAGGCAGATATTGCTATATATAAAATAGATCCAGAAGAAAAGGATGGTAAAAAAATTGAAAGAGCTTTCAGATTTGCTAAATATGTATTAAAGAGAGGAGAAATTGTTGTTAAAGATGGAGAAATTGTTAAAGAGGTCTTTGGAGATACAATTTACTTAGATGTTCAAGTTGGAGAAGATATAATGAAAGAGGTTGAAAAAGATCTAGAAGAGAAGTTTAAGAGATATTACTCAGTAAATCTTGATAACTATCCAGTTTCTGATGAATATGCAAGAAGCTGGAGAGTTATTAAAATAGATGCTACAGATATTAACTAA
- the fwdD gene encoding tungsten-dependent formylmethanofuran dehydrogenase subunit FwdD yields MKFKLNTGRTIWQGQGIEAGKNLELYRKAAAIAYMNEEDMKKLNVKEGDKIKVKSEFGEVVVYVKKANERLPEGSIYIPMGPWANLVVHPYTDSTGMPYFKGDYDYYVEVEKTDEEVLSMEELMKKYYIK; encoded by the coding sequence ATGAAGTTTAAGCTTAACACTGGTAGAACTATTTGGCAAGGTCAGGGAATAGAGGCTGGAAAAAATTTAGAGTTATATAGAAAAGCTGCTGCAATTGCCTATATGAATGAAGAAGACATGAAAAAGCTTAATGTTAAAGAAGGAGATAAAATTAAAGTAAAATCTGAGTTTGGAGAAGTTGTTGTTTATGTTAAAAAAGCTAATGAAAGATTACCTGAAGGAAGCATATACATCCCTATGGGACCTTGGGCTAATCTTGTAGTTCATCCTTACACTGATAGTACAGGAATGCCATATTTTAAAGGAGATTATGACTATTATGTTGAAGTAGAAAAAACTGATGAAGAAGTGTTAAGTATGGAAGAGCTTATGAAAAAATATTACATAAAATAA